From the Gramella sp. Hel_I_59 genome, one window contains:
- a CDS encoding PqqD family protein, with translation MINQVNDKVLSSKIGNEAVLMCMEAESYYGLDPIGSRIWQLLIESPKTIQEVIDVLLQEYDVDQETCSRDVHSFIDEMISRKLILNESIAA, from the coding sequence ATGATAAATCAGGTAAATGATAAGGTACTTTCCAGCAAAATCGGTAATGAGGCTGTTCTAATGTGTATGGAAGCCGAGTCTTACTACGGTCTTGATCCTATAGGAAGCAGAATCTGGCAATTATTAATAGAATCACCGAAAACTATTCAGGAAGTCATTGATGTACTTTTACAGGAATATGATGTAGATCAAGAAACCTGTAGCAGGGATGTTCATAGTTTTATTGATGAGATGATTTCGCGAAAGCTCATTCTTAATGAATCGATTGCAGCATGA
- a CDS encoding lasso peptide biosynthesis B2 protein, with amino-acid sequence MIGSFIPARKLSFSEITLLPEAILLLFIYRLKVSYQASRKWMPAPVSETSHSRGEAKIGKALLIATIINGLENRTPWKNTCLVKALATRKMLERRSYDNTLHIGVTPTPDKKFRAHAWLSIGGTNILGGEHLDGFFEISGFQ; translated from the coding sequence ATGATAGGTTCATTTATACCGGCGAGGAAATTATCATTTTCAGAGATCACTCTACTTCCTGAAGCAATATTACTCCTTTTTATATATCGCTTAAAAGTTAGTTATCAGGCTTCAAGGAAATGGATGCCAGCACCTGTTTCAGAAACTTCTCACAGCAGAGGTGAAGCTAAAATAGGAAAAGCCTTATTAATAGCTACCATAATTAATGGTCTGGAAAATCGTACCCCCTGGAAGAATACTTGTCTTGTCAAAGCACTTGCAACCCGAAAAATGCTTGAACGACGATCTTATGACAACACCTTACACATAGGAGTAACACCAACTCCTGACAAAAAGTTTAGAGCCCATGCCTGGTTATCTATAGGAGGTACTAATATTTTAGGAGGTGAACATCTGGATGGTTTCTTTGAAATATCCGGATTTCAATAG
- a CDS encoding nucleotidyltransferase family protein, protein MANLTFLNREVLHQRHRLSHQQIDALLNENRSKDYLQEKYHLLFQVGEFDKITDAFRKSTIPFTPLKGPMLSYRLHQEASYRYSNDLDLLVSPKDIERCISILELHGYKTALFPWPDNSKKRKRLIKLSNQILLSNPENNINIEIHWKLFKSRVTDDRTLSEVIKSNTGNLIFQNRSFQIFDNELELLYLIIHGGKHAWFRLKWLVDVRDFLANITFDEHKFVELTTQLNATRMVALCNSTLEKYFPESSLVPCLPETDIAKLSDFAITQIEYEDYYSKSFLDRIKTYLFELKCFPGFRFKLSTIAIIFYGKYSKVFEFYRN, encoded by the coding sequence TTGGCAAACCTTACTTTTCTAAATCGTGAAGTTCTTCATCAACGTCACCGCTTATCTCATCAGCAGATCGATGCGCTACTAAATGAGAATCGAAGTAAGGATTATCTTCAGGAAAAATATCATCTACTTTTTCAGGTAGGTGAATTCGACAAGATAACAGATGCTTTCCGAAAGTCTACGATCCCATTCACTCCATTAAAAGGCCCGATGCTATCTTACCGGCTTCACCAGGAAGCCAGTTACAGGTACTCTAATGATCTGGATCTATTGGTTTCGCCAAAAGATATTGAAAGATGTATTTCTATACTCGAACTGCATGGCTACAAAACAGCTCTTTTCCCCTGGCCAGATAATTCAAAAAAAAGAAAAAGATTAATAAAACTGTCAAATCAAATATTGCTTTCAAACCCTGAAAACAATATTAACATTGAAATTCACTGGAAATTATTTAAATCCAGAGTTACTGATGATCGAACTCTTTCAGAAGTAATTAAATCAAATACCGGAAACCTAATATTTCAAAATCGAAGCTTCCAGATTTTTGATAATGAACTGGAACTATTGTATTTAATTATTCACGGTGGGAAGCATGCCTGGTTTAGGTTAAAGTGGCTCGTTGATGTGAGAGATTTCTTAGCAAACATCACTTTTGACGAACATAAATTTGTGGAGCTGACTACCCAATTGAATGCGACCCGCATGGTAGCCCTCTGCAATTCAACCCTGGAAAAATACTTCCCTGAATCTTCTCTAGTACCCTGCTTACCTGAAACAGATATAGCAAAACTTTCTGATTTTGCGATCACACAAATCGAATATGAAGACTATTATAGCAAATCATTTCTGGATCGAATTAAGACATATCTTTTTGAACTGAAATGCTTTCCAGGCTTCAGGTTTAAATTAAGTACTATTGCAATAATATTCTACGGAAAGTATTCCAAAGTGTTCGAGTTCTATCGCAACTGA
- a CDS encoding ABC transporter ATP-binding protein, with protein MLLNFRPGKILLLFTLTLFLGVFSGLSIVLLIPLLQLLTAETSDNQNPIAKFFKELAEKVNFQLNLETILIIYVLLLSFMAVLQLWKSLLDARYQQRFIYEIRNRLFRKIIKADWQLLNNRSKTGHLQVLSTEIPNLADYFFFIMRVLTGLIMAGSYLVWAMFVSSKFTLFISFIGILVFILLRKFMFRAFDLGERFLDSYNHLLKYIDDFWTTVKIAKVHGSEAFYYKKFESVSSSLLKLDMKMQKNSAYPTFFYRISGIIVLTLVVYLGYKFDLIPLTSFFILIILFSKVYPQFTTISTDINIIISNFASVRMVMQLDENFSATNVDFSTPKNVIRLQNQLRITNLNFSYDNEELFHDFSASIPAFSLTGIIGESGKGKTTLIDLIAGLQQQKSGEIMVDDEILEDENLQSWRHQIGYLPQDAFFIDGTLRENLIWDNPGKISDKEIRYTLLQVRGSHLLDRLENGLDEVIVNYQFHFSGGERQRLALARVLLRQPQILLLDEATSSLDEISEKLIMELLVQLKSEITILFVTHRLSILPFCDKVIKLR; from the coding sequence ATGCTTTTAAATTTTCGTCCGGGAAAAATTCTACTTCTTTTTACTTTAACGCTTTTCCTTGGAGTATTTTCCGGACTCTCGATTGTACTCCTGATACCACTCTTGCAATTATTAACTGCTGAAACCAGTGATAATCAGAATCCTATTGCAAAATTTTTTAAAGAGCTGGCAGAAAAGGTCAACTTTCAATTAAACCTGGAAACCATTCTTATAATTTACGTCCTGCTACTGTCGTTTATGGCAGTTTTGCAATTATGGAAAAGCTTGCTAGATGCCAGATATCAACAAAGGTTTATTTACGAAATACGTAACAGATTATTCCGGAAGATTATCAAGGCCGACTGGCAGTTATTAAATAATCGAAGCAAAACTGGTCACTTACAGGTTCTAAGTACCGAAATTCCCAATCTGGCTGATTATTTCTTTTTTATCATGCGGGTACTTACCGGTTTGATTATGGCAGGATCTTACCTGGTTTGGGCAATGTTCGTCTCAAGTAAGTTTACGCTATTCATTTCTTTTATAGGAATACTGGTTTTCATACTGCTTCGTAAATTTATGTTCAGAGCTTTTGATCTAGGTGAGAGATTTCTGGATTCCTATAATCATCTTCTTAAATATATTGATGACTTCTGGACTACCGTAAAGATTGCTAAGGTCCATGGGTCTGAAGCATTTTATTACAAAAAATTTGAATCTGTTTCTTCATCCCTTCTAAAACTGGATATGAAGATGCAGAAAAACAGCGCTTACCCTACCTTTTTCTATCGAATTTCCGGAATAATCGTCCTTACATTAGTAGTCTATTTAGGTTATAAATTCGATCTAATTCCTCTAACCTCATTTTTTATATTGATTATATTATTTTCAAAGGTTTACCCGCAGTTCACAACGATAAGTACCGATATCAATATTATAATAAGCAATTTCGCTTCCGTACGAATGGTGATGCAACTCGATGAAAACTTTTCTGCTACAAACGTAGATTTTTCAACCCCCAAAAATGTAATTCGGTTACAAAATCAACTTCGAATTACAAATCTGAATTTTTCCTATGATAATGAAGAACTATTCCACGATTTTAGTGCTAGTATACCCGCGTTTTCTCTTACAGGAATCATTGGTGAATCAGGTAAAGGAAAAACGACCTTAATCGATTTGATCGCTGGTTTACAACAACAAAAATCTGGCGAAATAATGGTAGATGATGAGATACTTGAAGATGAAAACTTACAGAGTTGGAGACATCAAATTGGGTATCTACCTCAGGATGCTTTTTTTATAGATGGAACTTTACGCGAAAATCTAATTTGGGACAATCCTGGAAAAATATCAGATAAAGAGATTAGGTATACTTTATTGCAAGTACGAGGTTCACATCTTTTAGATCGCTTAGAAAACGGACTTGATGAAGTGATTGTGAATTACCAATTTCACTTCTCAGGAGGTGAAAGACAACGTCTTGCACTCGCCCGGGTTCTATTAAGACAGCCGCAGATACTTCTGCTCGATGAAGCTACTTCATCTCTGGATGAAATTAGCGAAAAGCTAATTATGGAACTTCTGGTACAATTAAAGAGTGAGATCACTATTTTGTTCGTAACACACAGGCTTTCAATTTTACCTTTTTGTGACAAAGTTATTAAACTCAGGTAA
- the rfbB gene encoding dTDP-glucose 4,6-dehydratase: MNDLNKTILVTGGAGFIGSNFIPYYLEQFPEQHMINLDALTYAGDLENLSEEESNPRYSFIEGDIRNRDLIEKIFQDHHIQGVIHFAAESHVDNSISNPGVFIETNVNGTFNLLDVAFKTWMKTPFEYREEYNNCKFHHISTDEVYGSLGNTGYFTEETPYAPNSPYSASKAASDMVVRSYHHTYGMNTVITNCSNNYGPKQHKEKLIPTIIRKAISGENIPIYGNGKNVRDWLYVLDHVKAISLVYAEAKAGEVYNIGGDAEMQNIELAQKICKLLDELKPKDSGSYSEQIAFVKDRAGHDQRYAIDASKIRSQLNWKADSEFEDALKETIIWYLSR; this comes from the coding sequence ATGAACGATCTAAACAAAACGATCCTGGTTACCGGTGGTGCAGGTTTTATAGGTTCCAATTTTATACCTTATTACCTGGAGCAATTTCCGGAACAGCATATGATTAATCTCGATGCGCTTACCTATGCCGGTGATCTGGAGAATCTTAGCGAAGAGGAATCCAACCCTCGCTATAGTTTTATAGAAGGTGACATCCGCAACCGTGACTTGATTGAAAAGATCTTCCAGGATCATCATATCCAGGGAGTTATACATTTTGCTGCGGAATCTCATGTAGATAATTCTATTAGCAATCCAGGTGTTTTTATCGAAACTAATGTAAACGGAACTTTTAACCTGCTGGATGTAGCCTTTAAGACCTGGATGAAAACTCCGTTTGAATACAGGGAAGAATATAATAATTGCAAATTCCACCATATTTCCACAGATGAAGTGTATGGTAGTCTTGGTAATACCGGGTATTTTACTGAAGAAACTCCCTATGCTCCGAACTCTCCTTATTCGGCAAGTAAAGCTGCTTCAGACATGGTAGTGCGTAGTTACCATCATACTTATGGAATGAATACGGTCATTACGAACTGCTCCAATAATTACGGTCCAAAGCAGCATAAAGAAAAGCTGATTCCAACGATAATTCGAAAGGCTATAAGCGGTGAAAATATTCCTATCTATGGCAACGGAAAGAATGTGCGTGACTGGTTATATGTGCTGGATCATGTAAAAGCGATCAGTCTGGTTTATGCGGAAGCTAAAGCTGGTGAGGTATATAATATTGGAGGTGACGCAGAAATGCAGAATATAGAGCTTGCTCAAAAGATCTGTAAATTGCTGGATGAACTTAAACCGAAGGATTCCGGAAGCTATAGTGAACAGATTGCCTTTGTAAAGGATAGAGCAGGGCATGATCAGCGGTACGCCATTGATGCCAGTAAGATCAGGTCTCAATTGAACTGGAAAGCAGATTCAGAATTTGAAGATGCTTTAAAAGAAACTATAATTTGGTATTTAAGTAGGTAG
- the rfbA gene encoding glucose-1-phosphate thymidylyltransferase RfbA: MKGIILAGGSGTRLYPITKGVSKQLLNVYDKPMIYYPLSVLMLAGIREILIITTPQDRSNFEKLLGDGNDLGMNFQYAVQESPDGLAQAFIIGEEFIDGDDVALILGDNIFYGHGFTSLLRKSVATVEQEQKTGVFGYYVNEPSRYGVAEFDAEGNVLSVEEKPELPKSNYAIVGLYFFPNSVIEVAKNVKPSKRGELEITSVIQSYLDDRNLKMEIMHRGYAWLDTGTHESMLEAGNFIHTLEKRQGLKVACLEEIAYEKGYINKQDLVQLAGKLGKSSYGEYLLKRAGQ; this comes from the coding sequence ATGAAAGGAATTATTCTTGCCGGAGGTTCAGGTACCCGATTATATCCTATTACTAAAGGAGTGTCCAAGCAGTTGCTGAATGTTTATGATAAGCCAATGATCTACTATCCACTTTCAGTATTAATGCTTGCCGGTATCAGGGAAATTCTGATTATTACGACACCACAGGACAGAAGTAATTTTGAAAAACTGCTGGGTGATGGGAATGATCTTGGCATGAACTTTCAATATGCGGTACAGGAATCACCAGATGGTCTAGCGCAGGCTTTTATTATAGGGGAAGAATTTATAGATGGTGATGACGTTGCTTTAATTCTGGGAGATAATATTTTTTACGGACATGGATTTACAAGTTTACTTCGGAAGTCGGTCGCTACGGTAGAACAGGAGCAGAAAACTGGAGTCTTTGGATACTATGTAAACGAGCCTTCCAGGTATGGGGTGGCAGAATTTGATGCGGAAGGGAACGTTCTAAGCGTAGAAGAGAAGCCAGAATTACCAAAATCAAATTATGCGATTGTAGGTCTGTACTTTTTCCCAAATTCGGTTATCGAAGTTGCTAAGAATGTGAAACCTAGCAAACGTGGGGAACTGGAGATCACTTCTGTGATACAGTCATACCTTGATGATCGTAATCTTAAAATGGAGATTATGCATAGGGGTTATGCCTGGCTGGATACAGGAACCCATGAATCGATGCTCGAAGCAGGTAATTTTATTCATACCCTAGAAAAAAGACAGGGACTCAAAGTAGCCTGCCTGGAAGAGATCGCTTATGAAAAAGGCTATATAAACAAGCAGGATCTGGTGCAACTTGCAGGAAAACTGGGGAAATCATCCTATGGTGAATATTTATTAAAGAGAGCAGGACAATGA
- the cysQ gene encoding 3'(2'),5'-bisphosphate nucleotidase CysQ, translating to MEKNLEIAILASLEAGKRIMEIYENEDFEVDFKGDDSPLTKADLASHEIIMQHLAATDIPVLSEEGRDLSYEERKNWSSLWIVDPIDGTKEFIKKNGEFTVNIALVRDQKPVMGVIYVPALKELYYAAENMGSFKVDDIVDFEGMESLESSAVKLPKKNLNKKFTVVASKSHLSEETKDYISQLEEKHGEVDSISKGSSLKLCMVAEGKADQYPRFAPTMEWDTAAGQAICTFAGKTVYDHKTGEEMLYNREKLLNNWFLVK from the coding sequence ATGGAAAAGAATTTAGAGATTGCGATCTTAGCTTCACTGGAAGCTGGGAAAAGAATTATGGAGATCTACGAAAATGAAGATTTTGAGGTAGATTTTAAAGGAGATGACTCTCCACTTACAAAAGCCGATCTGGCTTCACATGAAATTATCATGCAGCATCTTGCAGCTACAGATATTCCGGTGCTTTCAGAAGAGGGAAGGGATCTTTCCTATGAAGAACGAAAGAACTGGTCCAGCTTATGGATCGTGGATCCTATCGATGGTACGAAGGAATTTATCAAGAAAAATGGGGAGTTTACGGTAAATATTGCCCTGGTTAGGGATCAAAAACCCGTGATGGGAGTGATTTATGTTCCGGCGCTTAAGGAACTGTATTACGCTGCCGAAAATATGGGTTCTTTTAAGGTCGATGATATCGTGGATTTCGAAGGAATGGAAAGTTTGGAATCTTCCGCAGTAAAACTTCCGAAGAAAAATTTGAATAAAAAATTCACCGTAGTAGCCAGTAAATCCCATCTTTCAGAAGAAACTAAAGATTATATCAGTCAGCTTGAAGAAAAGCACGGTGAAGTAGATAGCATTTCTAAGGGGAGTTCTTTGAAGCTTTGTATGGTAGCTGAAGGTAAGGCAGATCAGTATCCGCGTTTTGCTCCTACTATGGAATGGGATACGGCGGCAGGACAGGCGATCTGCACTTTTGCTGGTAAGACTGTGTATGATCATAAAACAGGCGAAGAAATGTTGTATAATCGCGAAAAACTGCTGAATAACTGGTTTCTGGTGAAATAG
- a CDS encoding NAD-dependent epimerase, which produces MKILVTGAAGFIGFHLCKKLLQEGHVVIGLDNLNDYYCPSLKIARLAELGIITAADSAYNQPLNSQQYPDFIFHKMDLQDRENLPGLFKVYELDLVCNLAAQAGVRYSIENPQAYIDSNLVGFANILECCRLYNIKDFVYASSSSVYGQNKKVPFSEEDRVDEPISLYAATKRSNELMAYTYSHLYGIRCTGLRFFTVYGPWGRPDMAMFLFVNAIKNGEPIRVFNEGNLERDFTFVDDIINGVKAVINDSETDKNALHRIFNIGNSQPVKLLDFIEQIEKQLRIKAKKNLMPMQQGDVNRTWADSRPLMERYGYKPKVDIEEGIKRYLEWFQRYYK; this is translated from the coding sequence ATGAAGATATTAGTTACCGGGGCAGCCGGATTTATTGGATTTCACCTTTGCAAAAAACTTTTGCAGGAAGGACATGTAGTAATTGGTCTGGACAATCTTAATGATTATTACTGCCCATCCCTGAAAATTGCACGTCTTGCTGAACTAGGAATTATTACGGCGGCAGATTCCGCATATAATCAGCCATTGAATAGTCAGCAGTATCCCGATTTCATTTTCCATAAGATGGATCTTCAGGATCGCGAAAACTTACCTGGACTTTTTAAGGTTTACGAGTTAGACCTGGTTTGCAATCTGGCTGCGCAGGCAGGAGTACGATATAGCATCGAAAATCCTCAGGCTTACATCGATAGTAATCTTGTAGGTTTTGCCAACATTCTCGAATGCTGTCGACTTTACAACATTAAAGATTTTGTTTATGCCAGTTCTTCCAGTGTCTATGGACAGAACAAAAAGGTTCCATTTTCTGAAGAAGACAGAGTAGATGAGCCTATTAGTTTATATGCGGCAACGAAGCGAAGCAATGAACTAATGGCTTATACCTACAGCCATCTCTACGGAATTCGCTGTACAGGTTTGAGATTTTTTACAGTATACGGACCCTGGGGAAGACCAGATATGGCGATGTTTCTATTTGTAAATGCAATTAAGAATGGAGAACCGATCCGGGTATTTAACGAAGGGAACCTGGAAAGAGACTTTACCTTTGTAGATGATATCATTAATGGAGTGAAAGCGGTAATCAATGATTCAGAAACAGATAAAAATGCACTCCACCGCATATTTAATATTGGAAACAGCCAGCCGGTAAAATTGCTGGATTTTATTGAGCAAATTGAAAAGCAGTTAAGAATCAAGGCTAAAAAGAACCTGATGCCCATGCAGCAGGGGGATGTGAATAGAACCTGGGCAGACTCCCGGCCGCTTATGGAACGCTATGGCTATAAGCCAAAGGTAGATATAGAAGAAGGAATTAAAAGATATCTTGAATGGTTTCAGCGATATTATAAATAA
- a CDS encoding UpxY family transcription antiterminator has protein sequence MPWYVARTKSQHEIKTSEYLSRMGIEVFCPTIVEVRQWSDRKKKVTVPLFRSYIFVNIAESERSKVFDAPGVVNFLQWLHKPAIAKDAEIKAIRSWLNNDKISDLEVTQFKPGDQVKLKSGKMANQTAVIKEVGDKKLKLILEELGWILTASVHDVV, from the coding sequence ATGCCCTGGTACGTAGCAAGAACCAAATCACAACACGAGATCAAAACTTCAGAATATCTATCCAGAATGGGAATAGAAGTATTCTGTCCTACCATCGTGGAAGTCCGTCAATGGAGTGACCGTAAGAAGAAAGTCACGGTTCCATTATTCAGATCCTATATCTTTGTAAATATCGCTGAAAGTGAGAGGTCAAAGGTCTTTGATGCGCCCGGTGTGGTTAATTTTCTACAATGGCTTCATAAACCGGCTATTGCTAAGGATGCTGAAATCAAAGCAATACGGTCCTGGCTTAATAATGATAAGATCTCAGATCTGGAAGTTACCCAGTTCAAACCCGGAGATCAGGTAAAACTAAAATCGGGTAAAATGGCGAATCAAACGGCAGTGATCAAAGAGGTTGGTGATAAAAAGCTAAAACTGATCCTCGAAGAACTGGGCTGGATACTTACTGCCAGCGTGCACGACGTAGTTTAG
- a CDS encoding phage integrase SAM-like domain-containing protein codes for MQVSFTLRKDKITKSGLMPVRMLITSNGERIRKSVRNVKTLEKYWKNQRIKPNLKSEDYNFHVEYNKQLDDLENKVKLIFRYALLNDIEADKNYILQQLDNKNFGKNSIAPKFIDSFDEFIETNRSSKAEGTIKKYVSTINFIKDFQQYSNYDLSFNNIDLNFYEKFRDYAFNERNTLNNYFGRLIAGIKTFMNWAYERNYHENLEFKKFKTIHNTIEVIYLTMDELMALYNYKFDSKRLEHVRDFYCMGAFTGLRFSDLSQLKPSNIYPDEIRLSIQKTKSIGHVTPLNNFSKAILKKYAGTIYEPIPSISGQKFNKYIKECCKKVGIDTPVNTTRYIGQRRVDKVQPKHELITSHTAKKSFITNSLILGMKEMVVRNITGNIDEKSFKRYVEIAEDFKKQEMDNTWNKL; via the coding sequence ATGCAGGTATCATTTACCCTTCGAAAAGATAAGATCACCAAAAGTGGGCTGATGCCTGTAAGAATGTTGATCACCTCTAATGGCGAGCGAATTCGAAAAAGTGTGCGCAATGTAAAAACCCTAGAGAAGTATTGGAAAAATCAAAGAATTAAACCTAATCTGAAATCTGAGGATTATAATTTTCATGTAGAATATAATAAACAGCTAGATGATCTTGAAAACAAGGTTAAACTAATATTTCGATATGCCCTTTTGAACGACATTGAGGCTGACAAGAATTACATTCTTCAACAGTTAGATAACAAAAACTTTGGTAAAAATTCCATCGCTCCCAAATTCATTGATTCGTTTGATGAGTTTATAGAAACTAATCGCAGCTCTAAAGCGGAGGGTACAATAAAGAAATATGTATCAACAATAAATTTCATCAAAGACTTTCAACAGTATTCAAATTATGATCTAAGCTTCAATAATATTGATTTGAACTTCTATGAAAAGTTTCGCGATTATGCCTTTAATGAAAGGAATACTCTAAATAATTATTTTGGACGACTTATAGCTGGAATCAAAACTTTTATGAACTGGGCTTATGAAAGAAATTATCATGAGAACCTTGAGTTTAAAAAATTTAAAACGATTCACAATACTATCGAAGTTATTTACTTAACGATGGATGAATTGATGGCGCTTTATAACTATAAGTTTGATTCCAAGAGACTAGAACACGTTAGAGATTTCTATTGTATGGGTGCGTTCACCGGACTCCGTTTCAGTGATTTGAGCCAACTTAAGCCATCTAATATTTACCCTGATGAAATTCGGCTAAGTATTCAAAAAACTAAAAGCATAGGACATGTAACACCTCTCAATAATTTTTCTAAAGCGATACTTAAAAAGTATGCTGGTACCATCTACGAACCTATTCCTTCCATTTCTGGACAAAAGTTTAATAAGTATATAAAAGAATGTTGCAAGAAAGTCGGAATAGATACACCGGTTAATACCACAAGATATATTGGCCAAAGACGAGTAGATAAAGTACAACCAAAGCATGAGCTCATCACTAGTCACACCGCCAAAAAAAGCTTTATTACGAATTCCCTTATTTTGGGTATGAAAGAGATGGTTGTTCGAAATATAACTGGAAATATTGATGAAAAATCATTTAAGCGTTACGTAGAAATTGCTGAAGATTTTAAAAAGCAGGAAATGGATAATACCTGGAACAAATTATAA
- a CDS encoding helix-turn-helix domain-containing protein, producing MYKPILYGFTKKDLEHTVELVVNRIRKTELVNQTVIDPKEDRLSQKEAAKLFGKTEQCLIGWRKKKLIPFYKIAGSVFYSKRELLETARNNPDLVKS from the coding sequence ATGTACAAACCCATTCTTTATGGTTTCACAAAAAAAGACCTAGAACATACTGTTGAACTGGTCGTAAACAGGATTCGGAAAACCGAGTTAGTAAATCAGACCGTTATAGACCCAAAGGAAGATCGATTATCCCAAAAAGAGGCAGCTAAATTATTTGGTAAAACTGAGCAATGCTTAATTGGGTGGAGAAAAAAGAAACTTATCCCATTCTATAAAATAGCAGGTTCCGTATTCTATTCTAAAAGAGAACTTCTCGAAACCGCCCGAAATAATCCCGACTTGGTTAAATCTTAA
- a CDS encoding VapE domain-containing protein — MKAKSSFYGFENPKNKTVYHQTSDYIFSKYKLRYNEISHDYEIRLLNDTKWDILNLQSLLIELESEGIKISIAKLEIFIKSDFIESYNPIRDYFENLPEWDQVDWIKKYAEYVPVEFADQFQYNFKKFLVRAVRCALEPNYVNKQCFVLVHPGQNSGKSSWCRDICPPELEAYYTEEIGHGKDANIQLTRNFLIVFDDFDGENKKDLGSRKAMMSKMRINERLPYDRKNSKLPRICSFLGSTNEFTFLKDETGSVRWLCFEMKGKIDFKYKAEIGINNIWAQAYYLAYQDKSFDPTLTLEDIRLNEIRNSKYRELSQEEEILTKYYYPGKDMTDFLTATEITNDLNSLNLSLSKINMGRALSAQNFPRVKHPKRQLYGYLAKPLFKVSPWELENK; from the coding sequence ATGAAAGCTAAAAGTAGTTTCTATGGATTTGAAAACCCAAAGAATAAAACCGTTTACCATCAAACTTCAGATTACATCTTTTCCAAATACAAATTGCGCTACAATGAAATATCCCATGATTACGAAATACGACTCTTAAATGATACTAAATGGGATATATTGAATCTACAGTCTTTATTAATTGAACTTGAAAGTGAGGGCATAAAGATTTCAATAGCTAAACTCGAAATCTTTATCAAATCTGATTTTATAGAGTCCTATAACCCTATACGTGACTATTTTGAGAATTTACCGGAGTGGGACCAAGTTGATTGGATAAAAAAATATGCCGAGTATGTCCCAGTAGAATTTGCGGACCAATTCCAATATAACTTTAAAAAGTTTTTAGTTCGTGCTGTAAGATGTGCATTAGAACCTAATTATGTAAACAAACAATGCTTTGTCCTGGTACATCCAGGTCAGAATTCTGGTAAATCTTCCTGGTGCCGAGACATATGTCCGCCTGAATTGGAGGCATATTATACTGAAGAAATTGGCCATGGAAAAGATGCAAACATTCAATTAACCAGGAATTTCCTAATTGTTTTTGACGATTTTGATGGTGAAAATAAAAAAGACTTAGGTTCTCGGAAAGCTATGATGTCTAAGATGAGAATCAACGAGAGACTTCCATACGATCGTAAAAATTCTAAACTCCCACGTATATGCTCATTTCTAGGATCAACCAACGAATTCACTTTCCTAAAAGATGAAACTGGTTCCGTTCGGTGGCTTTGTTTTGAAATGAAAGGTAAAATCGATTTCAAATATAAAGCGGAAATAGGTATAAATAATATTTGGGCTCAGGCTTATTATTTAGCCTACCAGGATAAATCTTTTGATCCAACCTTGACTCTGGAAGATATCCGATTAAATGAGATTCGAAATTCTAAATACCGAGAATTATCTCAGGAAGAAGAAATTCTTACAAAGTACTATTACCCAGGAAAAGATATGACTGATTTCTTAACTGCAACAGAAATTACCAATGACCTTAATTCTCTCAATTTGTCTTTAAGTAAGATAAATATGGGAAGAGCACTTAGCGCTCAAAATTTTCCGAGAGTGAAACATCCAAAGCGACAACTGTATGGCTATTTAGCGAAACCTCTATTCAAAGTTAGCCCTTGGGAATTAGAAAATAAATAA